One window from the genome of Desulforamulus ruminis DSM 2154 encodes:
- a CDS encoding putative quinol monooxygenase, protein MKAITFGILESKDGSEEALIKLIHEHMDAVKQQPGLKEGYVARAKGSPNKFLVASVWENEEAQQAAMVKLSGEPGAARNFLEMMQVLKGQPDFGNYLVESISKTPSE, encoded by the coding sequence TTGAAAGCCATTACCTTTGGAATATTGGAGTCCAAGGACGGAAGCGAAGAAGCTTTAATCAAGCTGATTCATGAACACATGGACGCAGTTAAACAACAGCCCGGTTTAAAGGAAGGGTATGTGGCCAGGGCCAAAGGAAGCCCCAATAAATTTTTAGTGGCTTCGGTTTGGGAAAACGAAGAGGCTCAACAGGCGGCCATGGTGAAATTAAGCGGCGAGCCGGGGGCGGCCAGAAACTTTTTGGAGATGATGCAGGTACTGAAGGGGCAGCCGGACTTCGGCAACTATTTGGTGGAAAGCATATCCAAAACGCCAAGCGAATAG
- a CDS encoding C40 family peptidase, with protein MPDLREIEAGTFVLTAAAVADVREQPEEGVPLVTQLLMGWPAQVLGMEGQWLHIQAVDGSPGWTPVDCFCLPAWPEENPVVQVVRATAGLYSREQANTCCGTLFLGSRLRLLEEKEKNLRVSLPGGKSAYLLKEDVKVIHSNQLVKNRDVLAAAYLFAGAPYLWGGMTTRGVDCSGLTYMAYFVNGYQLPRDAQDQFKAGAPVERDQLHAGDLVFFSTIDPGPSHVGIYQGEGMFFNARTKEGVTVTSLQDDFFKHRYLGARRYIGF; from the coding sequence ATGCCTGATTTGCGTGAAATAGAAGCAGGCACCTTTGTTCTCACAGCCGCAGCGGTGGCGGACGTGCGGGAGCAGCCGGAGGAAGGGGTTCCGCTGGTGACCCAGTTGTTGATGGGGTGGCCTGCTCAGGTGTTGGGAATGGAAGGCCAATGGCTTCATATTCAAGCGGTGGACGGCTCGCCGGGCTGGACCCCGGTGGACTGTTTCTGCCTGCCTGCCTGGCCTGAAGAAAATCCTGTAGTCCAAGTTGTCCGGGCTACGGCAGGCCTTTATTCCCGTGAGCAGGCAAATACCTGTTGCGGTACGCTGTTTTTGGGGAGCCGCCTCCGTCTGCTGGAGGAAAAAGAAAAAAATCTCCGGGTTTCTTTGCCCGGAGGAAAGTCTGCTTATCTTTTAAAAGAAGATGTCAAGGTGATTCATTCTAATCAATTAGTTAAAAACCGGGATGTTCTGGCCGCCGCCTACCTTTTTGCAGGGGCGCCCTATCTTTGGGGAGGGATGACCACCCGGGGCGTCGATTGCTCGGGGCTAACCTATATGGCCTATTTTGTCAATGGCTACCAGCTTCCCAGGGACGCTCAGGATCAATTTAAGGCCGGGGCTCCGGTGGAAAGGGACCAGTTGCATGCCGGGGACCTGGTATTCTTCTCCACCATTGACCCCGGGCCTTCCCATGTGGGCATTTATCAGGGGGAGGGCATGTTTTTTAATGCCCGGACCAAAGAAGGCGTAACCGTCACTTCCCTGCAGGATGACTTTTTTAAACATCGTTATCTGGGAGCCCGGAGATACATCGGTTTTTGA
- a CDS encoding DUF2225 domain-containing protein, which translates to MQVTEEMIFFAKCTCPNCGKEFEHPEVRSKFVSLEKQDSDFCGYYNNINPVYYQVAVCKHCGYAYTKSSSSPLGEYEKAAVHSILSNWHRDSHQYGGLRTLEQAVKSYKLAILCQELRKAKDSVMGSLYLSLAWLYRYQCRQEEETQALQRAFEFMKRAYERETASELKQELKLMYVLGDLAYRLGNNNEAVQWFYAVTTHEGADQYPVFSRMARSRWQEIREEIKQNRE; encoded by the coding sequence ATGCAAGTTACCGAAGAAATGATTTTTTTTGCCAAATGTACATGCCCTAACTGCGGAAAGGAATTTGAGCATCCGGAAGTGCGCAGCAAGTTTGTCAGCCTGGAAAAGCAGGACAGTGATTTTTGCGGGTATTACAACAACATTAACCCGGTTTATTATCAGGTTGCCGTTTGTAAACATTGCGGCTACGCCTATACCAAAAGCTCCAGTTCGCCTCTGGGGGAATATGAAAAGGCGGCGGTCCACTCCATCCTTTCCAACTGGCACAGAGACAGCCACCAGTATGGCGGCTTGCGAACCCTGGAGCAGGCGGTTAAAAGCTATAAATTGGCCATCCTCTGCCAGGAGCTTAGAAAAGCCAAGGATTCGGTCATGGGTTCCCTTTACCTGAGCCTGGCCTGGTTATATCGCTACCAGTGCCGGCAGGAAGAGGAAACGCAGGCCCTGCAGCGGGCCTTTGAATTTATGAAGCGGGCCTATGAAAGGGAAACCGCTTCAGAACTAAAACAGGAATTAAAGCTGATGTATGTTTTAGGCGACCTGGCCTACCGGCTGGGCAACAATAACGAGGCAGTTCAATGGTTCTATGCCGTAACCACCCATGAAGGGGCCGACCAATATCCCGTATTTTCCCGTATGGCCAGAAGCCGCTGGCAAGAGATCCGGGAGGAAATCAAGCAGAATAGGGAATAG
- the bshB1 gene encoding bacillithiol biosynthesis deacetylase BshB1: MDKVDVLAVGAHPDDVEVGAGGVLAKMIRLGAAAGIVDLTAGEMASNGTVAERRRESVEAADHLGLSWRKCLGLPDRGIEVNQENVAALVELIREARPQLVLCPYWEDRHPDHVQACRLVQEACFDAGLSQRTTSFPPFRPQAVWHYFLSRSPEPKFIVDISEVYEIKKAALLAHDSQFGAGRKRTGTFLNSGAGNLPALIESRDRYYGALIGAHYGEGFTLGTPLAVYNPLALLEVRN, from the coding sequence ATGGATAAAGTGGATGTTCTGGCGGTGGGGGCCCACCCGGATGACGTAGAGGTGGGGGCCGGCGGGGTACTGGCCAAAATGATCCGTTTGGGAGCCGCCGCAGGCATTGTGGATCTGACGGCCGGGGAAATGGCCTCCAACGGGACGGTGGCCGAGCGGCGCCGGGAATCGGTAGAAGCGGCGGATCATTTGGGATTAAGCTGGCGCAAATGTCTTGGTTTGCCGGACAGAGGAATCGAAGTAAACCAAGAAAACGTGGCGGCGCTGGTTGAACTGATACGGGAAGCAAGGCCGCAATTAGTCCTATGCCCTTACTGGGAGGACCGTCATCCCGATCATGTGCAGGCCTGCCGTCTGGTGCAGGAGGCTTGTTTTGACGCCGGGCTGTCCCAAAGGACGACTTCCTTTCCGCCCTTTCGGCCCCAGGCAGTGTGGCATTACTTCTTATCCCGTTCGCCGGAACCTAAATTTATTGTGGATATTAGCGAGGTGTACGAAATCAAAAAAGCAGCTCTGTTGGCCCACGACAGCCAATTTGGCGCCGGCAGGAAACGGACCGGAACCTTCCTGAATTCCGGCGCCGGGAATCTGCCGGCTTTGATTGAAAGCCGGGACCGCTACTATGGAGCCTTAATCGGCGCCCATTACGGGGAGGGTTTTACCCTGGGCACGCCGCTGGCGGTTTACAACCCCCTGGCCCTGCTGGAGGTGAGGAATTGA
- a CDS encoding glycoside hydrolase family 57 protein: MAKGYLAMVMHAHLPYVRHPETEHFLEEKWFYEALTETYIPMLDVFEGLVRDNVPFRLTFSISPPLLSMLTDPLLQQRYIRHLEKLMELAHKEEGKTYGSPYHQAALMYKQKFQRAYEIFVHHYQGNLVQAFKRLQDLNRLEITTCAATHGFLPLMIHNKEAVRAQIEIAVNLHRQHFGCSPRGIWLPECGYAEGVDEILKEFGLQFFFTDSHGLLFAAHRPRYGVYAPLYCPSGVAAFGRDLESSKQVWSAQEGYPGDVDYREFYRDIGYDREYEYIKDYIHPDGIRIHTGMKYYRVTGKVDLADKQPYHPEWARNKADTHAGNFMFNREKQIEFLASLMDRPPVIVAPYDAELFGHWWYEGPMWLDFLIRKIAYDQDTIEMITPSDYLQKHKCNQVTRPCPSTWGSSGYNEVWLNEKNQWIYRHLHMAADRMRELADLFPQAEGNLLRALNQAGRELLLAQSSDWAFIISTGTMVPYAERRTKQHLANFLRLYHEIKYCRIDENFIAHLEWQNNIFPDLHYRSWRTRNTPALSAIS, translated from the coding sequence AAAAATGGTTTTACGAGGCGCTGACGGAAACCTATATTCCCATGCTGGACGTATTTGAGGGACTGGTCCGGGACAATGTGCCCTTCCGCCTGACTTTTTCTATTTCCCCGCCCCTTTTATCCATGTTAACGGATCCTTTGCTGCAGCAAAGATATATCCGGCATCTGGAAAAACTAATGGAGCTGGCCCATAAAGAAGAAGGAAAGACCTATGGTTCTCCCTACCACCAAGCGGCTCTGATGTATAAACAGAAATTTCAGCGGGCCTATGAAATCTTTGTGCACCACTACCAGGGCAATCTGGTCCAGGCTTTTAAAAGACTGCAGGATTTAAACCGCCTGGAGATTACTACCTGTGCCGCCACCCATGGCTTTTTACCTCTGATGATTCATAATAAGGAGGCGGTACGGGCGCAAATTGAAATTGCCGTAAACCTGCACCGGCAGCATTTTGGTTGTTCGCCCCGGGGCATTTGGCTGCCCGAGTGCGGGTATGCCGAGGGGGTGGATGAGATTTTAAAAGAATTTGGCCTGCAGTTCTTTTTCACCGATAGTCACGGCCTTTTGTTTGCCGCCCACCGGCCCAGGTACGGCGTTTATGCTCCCCTCTACTGCCCTTCGGGAGTAGCTGCCTTCGGACGGGACCTGGAAAGCTCCAAACAGGTTTGGAGCGCCCAGGAAGGGTATCCCGGAGATGTGGATTACCGTGAATTTTACCGGGATATTGGTTATGACCGGGAATACGAATACATTAAGGACTACATCCACCCGGACGGAATTCGCATTCATACGGGCATGAAGTATTATCGCGTGACCGGGAAAGTAGACCTGGCCGACAAACAACCCTACCATCCTGAATGGGCTCGCAATAAAGCGGATACTCATGCGGGCAATTTTATGTTTAACCGGGAAAAACAGATAGAGTTTTTAGCCTCACTCATGGACCGGCCTCCGGTGATTGTGGCTCCCTATGATGCCGAGCTTTTTGGACACTGGTGGTACGAGGGGCCCATGTGGCTGGATTTCTTAATCCGCAAAATCGCTTATGACCAGGACACCATTGAAATGATTACTCCTTCCGATTATCTGCAAAAACATAAGTGCAACCAGGTGACCCGTCCCTGTCCTTCCACCTGGGGCTCCTCCGGCTACAATGAGGTCTGGCTGAATGAGAAGAACCAATGGATCTACAGGCACCTGCATATGGCCGCGGACCGCATGCGGGAACTGGCGGATTTGTTTCCCCAGGCCGAAGGGAACCTGCTGCGGGCGCTGAATCAGGCCGGACGGGAACTGCTCCTGGCTCAAAGCAGCGATTGGGCCTTTATTATTTCCACCGGAACCATGGTGCCCTATGCGGAGAGACGAACCAAGCAGCATCTGGCCAATTTCCTAAGGCTGTATCATGAAATTAAATATTGCCGGATTGACGAGAACTTTATTGCCCATTTAGAATGGCAAAACAATATTTTCCCCGATCTTCATTACCGTTCCTGGCGAACCAGAAACACTCCGGCTTTAAGCGCCATTTCCTAG
- the bshA gene encoding N-acetyl-alpha-D-glucosaminyl L-malate synthase BshA — protein sequence MKIGILCHSTYGGSGVVAAELGKKLAQRGHQIHFVTVGRPFRLPSYQPNVFVHEVDAFHHPLFEVPPYFLSQVGKTVEVARCYGLDLLHAHYAMPHAIGAHLAREILGRELPVITTLHGTDTSLVGAHAGFYEITRHGLEKSDVVTVVSNFLAQQTRDTFHFQGSLPVVYNFVDLEVFKPRQDSIRSTLAGENEALLVHVSNFRPLKRVLDVIETFHLVRQKRPARLVLVGDGPDMPLAQSKAIELGLIGDIVFLGRQDAVAPVIAASDVMLLPSCCESFGLAALEALACGVPVVATASCGIPEVVEKDRVGFLTAVGDVPAMARYTLKLLEDKALHQTMSARAREYAVTRFNADHWVEKYEEIYQSVMG from the coding sequence TTGAAAATTGGCATCCTGTGTCATTCCACCTACGGTGGCAGCGGTGTGGTGGCCGCAGAGCTAGGCAAAAAATTGGCCCAAAGGGGGCATCAGATCCATTTTGTAACGGTGGGACGCCCCTTTCGTCTGCCCAGCTACCAGCCCAATGTTTTTGTGCATGAGGTGGATGCCTTTCATCATCCGCTGTTTGAAGTTCCTCCTTATTTTCTCAGCCAGGTGGGTAAAACCGTGGAAGTGGCCCGCTGCTACGGGTTGGATTTACTCCATGCTCATTACGCCATGCCCCATGCCATTGGGGCCCATTTAGCCCGGGAAATTTTAGGCCGGGAACTGCCGGTGATCACCACCCTGCACGGCACCGATACCTCCCTGGTGGGGGCGCATGCGGGGTTTTATGAAATTACCCGTCATGGCCTGGAAAAGAGTGATGTGGTTACGGTTGTATCCAATTTTTTAGCGCAGCAAACCAGAGATACCTTTCACTTTCAGGGCAGTCTGCCGGTAGTCTATAATTTTGTGGATTTAGAGGTCTTTAAGCCCCGGCAGGATTCCATCCGCAGCACCCTGGCCGGAGAGAATGAAGCGCTGCTGGTGCATGTGTCCAATTTCCGGCCCCTGAAGAGGGTATTGGACGTGATCGAAACCTTCCATTTGGTTCGTCAAAAAAGACCGGCCCGCTTGGTACTGGTGGGAGACGGTCCCGACATGCCCCTGGCTCAGTCCAAAGCCATTGAGCTGGGGCTAATCGGCGACATTGTCTTTTTAGGGCGTCAGGATGCGGTGGCCCCGGTCATTGCCGCGTCCGACGTGATGCTGCTGCCTTCCTGCTGCGAAAGCTTCGGCCTGGCGGCACTGGAAGCGCTGGCCTGCGGAGTGCCGGTGGTGGCAACCGCCTCCTGCGGTATCCCCGAGGTGGTGGAAAAAGACCGGGTGGGCTTTTTGACGGCTGTGGGAGATGTGCCGGCCATGGCTCGGTACACCCTGAAACTGTTGGAAGATAAGGCGCTGCACCAAACCATGTCGGCCCGGGCCAGAGAATATGCGGTAACCAGGTTTAATGCAGACCACTGGGTGGAAAAATATGAAGAGATTTATCAATCTGTCATGGGTTAG